In one window of Pseudomonas sp. IAC-BECa141 DNA:
- a CDS encoding cyanate transporter produces MENVRATARPAVWLMLGIILVALNLRPSMAAVGPLLSAIRGDMALSFSLAALLTLLPVMAMGLAMFFGMAVSQRLGEQRTVLLSLVIIGLATFSRLFLDSAGGLIASAVLAGIGIALIQALMPALIKSRFPDNVALCMGLYVTSIMGGAALAASFAPWVMMQTGNWRAGLAVWAVLALLAIPFWWKNRATSPNTNRAVVRKESFFTNSRAWLLAIFFGLGTASYTCVLAWLAPYYVEKGWSEQNAGLMLGFLTAMEVISGLVVPAIANRSRDRRLVLGALLGLIIAGFVGLILSPLHLSLLWPCLLGLGIGGLFPMSLIVSLDHLDEPQRAGGLTAFVQGIGYLIAGLSPLMAGMVRDQLGSFEWAWWSLTAVMALMLLMVLRFDPRHYTRHMG; encoded by the coding sequence ATGGAAAACGTTCGCGCCACTGCCCGCCCCGCTGTCTGGCTCATGCTCGGCATCATCCTGGTCGCCCTCAACCTGCGCCCGTCGATGGCGGCGGTCGGCCCCTTGCTCTCGGCCATTCGCGGCGATATGGCGCTGAGCTTCAGTCTCGCAGCGTTACTGACCCTGCTACCGGTGATGGCGATGGGGCTGGCGATGTTTTTCGGCATGGCGGTCAGCCAGCGCCTCGGTGAACAGCGCACGGTGCTGCTGTCGCTGGTGATCATTGGCTTGGCGACGTTTTCGCGTTTGTTTCTCGATTCAGCGGGCGGATTGATCGCCAGCGCCGTGCTGGCCGGGATCGGTATTGCACTGATCCAGGCCCTGATGCCCGCGCTGATCAAATCGCGATTTCCCGACAACGTGGCGCTGTGCATGGGCCTTTACGTCACTTCGATCATGGGCGGCGCGGCGCTGGCCGCTTCGTTCGCACCGTGGGTGATGATGCAGACCGGCAACTGGCGGGCGGGACTGGCTGTCTGGGCGGTTTTGGCACTGCTCGCCATTCCTTTCTGGTGGAAAAACCGCGCCACGTCACCGAACACCAACCGGGCCGTTGTCAGAAAAGAATCCTTCTTCACGAATTCCCGCGCCTGGCTGCTCGCGATCTTCTTTGGTCTCGGCACCGCGTCCTACACCTGCGTGCTCGCCTGGCTGGCGCCGTATTACGTGGAAAAGGGCTGGAGCGAACAAAACGCCGGCCTGATGCTGGGTTTTCTGACGGCCATGGAGGTGATTTCAGGGCTGGTGGTGCCGGCGATCGCCAATCGCAGCCGTGACCGACGCCTGGTGCTTGGCGCCCTGCTCGGCCTGATCATCGCCGGGTTTGTGGGGCTGATCCTCAGTCCCCTGCACTTGAGTCTGCTATGGCCGTGCCTGCTCGGGCTGGGTATCGGCGGGTTGTTCCCGATGAGCTTGATCGTATCCCTCGATCACCTCGACGAACCGCAACGTGCCGGCGGGCTGACCGCATTCGTACAAGGCATCGGCTACCTGATTGCCGGGCTCTCGCCGCTGATGGCCGGGATGGTGCGCGATCAGTTGGGCAGCTTCGAATGGGCCTGGTGGTCACTGACGGCAGTGATGGCGCTCATGCTGTTGATGGTGCTGCGTTTTGATCCACGGCATTACACCCGGCACATGGGCTGA
- a CDS encoding LysR family transcriptional regulator, producing the protein MLNSNLLRKLDMQDLMVFVAVYEQSSVTDVSESLFVSQSTVSYCLKKLRTSFEDDLFVNTRTGMRPTYKASSMYGHVQKILESINLCHAGAPTFDPMAQPVTFNICAPEYFEQLILPRMLKRFDFDDLPVMVNMHKFETDVPVEELRDGSLDLVICFGPHFHRSHADLKSRMLLEDDLVCVFDKRATPLEPRLSLQAFTERRHVFPTPWTSTTNMVDGWLARQAQKRQIVARSNSYSAALKMITGTDFILTLPRRIQRLLTNDAVFNHCEAPNGLPGFTLDMQWSHNVDQDSANLWLREQVIKTCAELEAA; encoded by the coding sequence ATGCTGAACAGTAACTTGCTTAGAAAGCTCGACATGCAGGATCTCATGGTGTTTGTCGCCGTGTATGAGCAAAGCAGCGTCACCGACGTGTCGGAGTCGCTGTTCGTCAGCCAGTCCACCGTCAGTTACTGCCTGAAAAAACTGCGTACCAGCTTCGAAGACGATTTGTTCGTCAATACCCGCACGGGAATGCGCCCGACCTACAAGGCCAGCAGCATGTATGGCCATGTGCAGAAAATCCTCGAAAGCATCAACCTCTGCCACGCCGGCGCCCCGACCTTCGACCCGATGGCGCAACCGGTGACCTTCAACATCTGTGCCCCGGAATACTTCGAGCAACTGATCCTGCCGCGGATGTTGAAGCGCTTTGACTTCGATGACTTGCCGGTGATGGTCAACATGCACAAGTTCGAAACCGACGTGCCGGTCGAAGAGTTGCGCGATGGCAGCCTCGATCTGGTGATCTGTTTCGGCCCGCACTTCCATCGCAGTCACGCCGACCTGAAATCACGCATGTTGCTGGAAGATGATCTGGTCTGCGTTTTCGACAAACGCGCCACGCCGCTGGAGCCGCGACTGAGTCTGCAAGCTTTTACCGAACGCCGGCATGTGTTTCCCACGCCGTGGACGTCGACCACCAACATGGTCGATGGCTGGCTGGCGCGCCAGGCGCAAAAACGCCAGATCGTCGCCCGCTCCAACAGTTACAGCGCGGCGTTGAAGATGATCACCGGCACCGATTTCATTCTCACCCTGCCCCGGCGGATCCAGCGTTTACTGACCAACGACGCGGTGTTCAACCACTGCGAGGCGCCGAATGGCCTGCCGGGGTTCACCCTCGACATGCAGTGGAGCCACAACGTCGATCAGGACAGCGCCAACCTCTGGCTGCGCGAGCAGGTCATCAAGACCTGCGCAGAGCTGGAAGCGGCCTGA
- a CDS encoding 5-carboxymethyl-2-hydroxymuconate Delta-isomerase, whose amino-acid sequence MPHLHLEYTANLPQLNADVALIRLNNTLVGSGQFSAEFDIKSRALKVETFKVGTAMNERAFVAVRLALLSGRSPEIKKQLSQSLLAVLQELCEWPAGVEVQLSVELLDIDRESYNKTAIGV is encoded by the coding sequence ATGCCACACCTGCACCTGGAATACACCGCCAACCTGCCGCAACTGAACGCTGACGTGGCGTTGATCCGGCTCAACAACACACTGGTGGGTTCCGGTCAGTTCTCGGCGGAGTTCGATATCAAGAGCCGTGCGCTCAAGGTTGAAACCTTCAAGGTCGGCACCGCCATGAACGAGCGCGCCTTTGTGGCGGTGAGGCTGGCGCTGCTCAGCGGGCGCTCTCCGGAGATCAAGAAGCAACTGTCGCAGAGCCTGTTGGCGGTATTGCAGGAATTGTGCGAATGGCCGGCCGGGGTTGAGGTGCAGTTGAGTGTGGAACTGCTCGACATCGACCGCGAGTCCTACAACAAGACCGCCATCGGCGTGTAG
- a CDS encoding LysR family transcriptional regulator: MNRNELRKADINLMVVFETLMLERNVTRAAEKLFLGQPTISSALNRLRTMLNDPLFIRVGHRMEPTARAEDIYRHLKPALDSLSVALSLTRDFDPAVSTMTFRIGLSDDVEFGLLPPLLRVLRQEAPNVVFVVQHVDYWRIPDLLAAGDITVGISQTRGLPANAKRKLLRHIQPSILRADKSDTPLTLDEYCARPHVLVSHTANVSGYADEWLADIGRTRQVVLSVPQYSSLPALLAGTDLIASLPDYTAEAMAASGFLFKEPFPFKTPTLDLSMVWLSHVDSDPAERWLRSRLEQFMSERPVMSSLA; the protein is encoded by the coding sequence ATGAACCGCAATGAACTACGCAAGGCCGACATCAACCTGATGGTGGTATTCGAGACTTTGATGCTCGAACGCAACGTGACCCGGGCCGCCGAGAAACTGTTTCTCGGCCAGCCGACCATCAGTTCGGCGCTCAATCGTTTGCGCACCATGCTTAACGATCCGTTGTTCATCCGCGTCGGCCATCGCATGGAGCCGACCGCCCGCGCCGAAGACATTTATCGCCATCTAAAGCCCGCGCTTGACTCGCTGTCGGTGGCGCTGAGCCTGACCCGGGATTTCGACCCGGCCGTCAGCACCATGACCTTTCGCATCGGTCTGTCGGATGACGTCGAATTCGGCCTGTTGCCACCATTGCTTCGGGTATTGCGCCAGGAGGCGCCGAACGTGGTGTTCGTGGTGCAGCACGTCGATTACTGGCGGATTCCCGATCTGCTGGCCGCCGGCGATATAACTGTCGGCATCAGCCAGACCCGCGGCCTGCCGGCCAACGCCAAGCGCAAACTGCTGCGGCATATTCAGCCGAGCATCCTGCGCGCCGACAAATCCGACACGCCGCTGACACTCGATGAATATTGCGCACGCCCCCACGTGCTGGTTTCCCACACAGCCAATGTCAGTGGCTACGCCGATGAGTGGCTGGCGGATATCGGTCGCACCCGTCAGGTGGTGCTGTCGGTGCCGCAGTACAGTTCGTTGCCGGCGTTGCTGGCCGGCACCGATCTGATTGCCAGCCTGCCGGACTACACCGCCGAAGCCATGGCCGCTTCCGGGTTCCTGTTCAAGGAGCCGTTCCCGTTCAAGACCCCGACCCTTGACCTGTCGATGGTCTGGCTCAGCCACGTCGACAGCGACCCGGCCGAGCGCTGGCTGCGTTCGCGGCTGGAGCAGTTCATGAGTGAGCGTCCGGTGATGTCGTCGTTGGCGTGA
- a CDS encoding DUF6311 domain-containing protein: MTDSREHPALSLLPLLLGVLVFFLVVGPQALNPQNIAWLEQGDPATHYLGWAFFRQAPWTFPLGLNPSYGLELGSAIIFSDSNPLLALLFKPFSAWLPETFQYFGLWLLACCVLQAWFGWKLMGLMTTQTLIRLLGTGLLVFSPAMFLRMGAHLSLAGHFLILAALYLTLLPNLSRRRVAWGTLLAVTAWVHAYLLAMVALIWVADLLGKTFNQSLTRRQGMIEGGMLFALVSVCCWQAGYFSIADGAASGGFGLYRMNLLSPLDPAGWSLILPDLPKADGDYEGFNYLGPGVLLLAPLALIAGFRNRQPLQDQVRARPWLLMALFGLWLFALSNQIGIGALNLDYPLPKSFVALANIFRASGRMFWPVLYVCILAAIFLVVRGYRPRVAIGLLAVALLIQVVDTRNGWMGLRQGKMVAPSSVWASPMTDPFWASAAARYANVRSLMPQNQGERWQMIAGFAATHGMKTDAVYLGRMSTSALVRAQQNARAMLDSGQYDADSLYVLDDDALVDAARTINSETDLLTRVDGITVLAPGWKRCVQCLSVQDEGRRISLLPLTRPGQALVFNYRNRQLASGWSKPESWGTWTEGQQAKIQLRVLPPASSIVIDALAFIQPGHPGQRVIISLNGQPVLDTRLTQFQGNRLEIPISAQLNQRLENDARLEIELQLPDAVSPRQLGINDDSRVMGLGLKTLTVQ, from the coding sequence ATGACGGATTCACGGGAGCACCCGGCACTTTCCCTGTTGCCGCTGCTATTGGGTGTTCTGGTGTTTTTTCTGGTGGTCGGGCCGCAAGCGCTGAATCCGCAGAACATCGCCTGGCTGGAGCAGGGCGATCCGGCGACGCATTATCTGGGCTGGGCGTTTTTTCGGCAGGCTCCCTGGACGTTCCCGCTCGGGCTCAATCCTTCTTACGGCCTGGAACTGGGCAGCGCGATCATTTTTTCCGACTCCAATCCACTGCTCGCGCTGTTGTTCAAACCGTTCAGTGCCTGGTTGCCGGAGACCTTTCAGTATTTCGGTTTGTGGCTGTTGGCCTGTTGTGTCCTGCAAGCCTGGTTTGGCTGGAAGCTAATGGGGCTGATGACGACCCAAACCTTGATTCGACTGCTAGGGACGGGGTTGCTGGTGTTCTCGCCTGCGATGTTTTTGCGCATGGGCGCGCACCTCTCGCTGGCGGGCCATTTCCTGATCCTGGCTGCGCTGTACCTGACGCTGTTGCCGAACCTGAGCCGACGTCGTGTCGCCTGGGGAACCTTGCTTGCTGTAACGGCATGGGTGCACGCCTACCTGCTGGCCATGGTTGCGCTGATCTGGGTGGCGGATCTGCTGGGCAAGACATTCAATCAGTCATTGACCCGGCGTCAGGGGATGATTGAAGGGGGCATGCTTTTCGCTCTGGTAAGCGTGTGTTGCTGGCAGGCCGGGTATTTCAGCATTGCCGATGGCGCGGCATCCGGTGGCTTTGGTTTGTACCGGATGAATCTGCTGTCGCCCCTCGACCCGGCCGGCTGGTCATTGATCCTGCCTGATCTGCCGAAGGCCGACGGGGATTACGAAGGTTTCAACTACCTTGGTCCGGGCGTTCTCTTGTTGGCGCCGCTGGCGCTGATTGCCGGATTTCGAAACCGCCAACCCTTGCAGGATCAGGTGCGCGCGCGTCCATGGCTGCTGATGGCGCTGTTCGGTTTATGGCTGTTCGCTTTGTCGAATCAGATCGGTATCGGGGCGTTGAATCTCGATTATCCGCTGCCGAAAAGTTTTGTCGCGCTGGCCAATATCTTTCGTGCCTCGGGCCGGATGTTCTGGCCGGTTCTGTATGTCTGCATCCTGGCCGCGATTTTTCTGGTGGTACGCGGTTATCGGCCGCGCGTCGCCATCGGTCTGCTCGCGGTGGCGCTGCTGATCCAGGTTGTCGATACCCGAAACGGCTGGATGGGGCTGCGGCAGGGAAAAATGGTGGCACCTTCGTCGGTCTGGGCCAGCCCGATGACTGATCCTTTCTGGGCGAGCGCCGCTGCGCGTTATGCCAATGTCCGCAGTCTGATGCCACAGAATCAAGGAGAGCGCTGGCAGATGATTGCCGGTTTCGCAGCGACCCACGGCATGAAGACCGATGCTGTCTATCTGGGACGCATGAGCACTTCGGCGCTGGTGCGGGCACAGCAGAACGCCCGCGCGATGCTCGATTCGGGGCAGTACGACGCAGATTCCTTGTACGTCCTGGACGACGATGCTTTGGTCGATGCCGCGAGAACCATCAACAGTGAAACCGATCTGTTGACGCGCGTGGACGGGATTACGGTACTGGCGCCGGGCTGGAAACGTTGTGTGCAGTGCCTGTCCGTGCAGGATGAGGGGCGACGGATTTCACTCCTTCCCTTGACTCGCCCGGGACAGGCGTTGGTCTTCAATTATCGAAACCGGCAACTGGCCAGCGGCTGGTCGAAGCCTGAAAGCTGGGGGACGTGGACGGAAGGTCAACAGGCGAAAATCCAATTGCGCGTGTTGCCTCCGGCGAGTTCGATCGTGATCGACGCATTGGCATTCATACAGCCCGGGCACCCCGGCCAGCGGGTGATCATCAGTCTGAACGGCCAACCAGTGCTGGATACCCGTTTGACGCAGTTTCAAGGCAATCGCCTGGAAATTCCGATCAGCGCCCAGCTTAACCAGCGCCTCGAGAACGATGCCCGGCTCGAAATCGAATTACAGTTGCCGGATGCCGTCAGCCCCCGACAGTTGGGGATCAACGACGATTCGCGGGTCATGGGTCTGGGGCTGAAGACGTTGACGGTGCAATGA